Proteins from a genomic interval of Scatophagus argus isolate fScaArg1 chromosome 6, fScaArg1.pri, whole genome shotgun sequence:
- the lpl gene encoding lipoprotein lipase: MGKENISFLTVWIILGKIIATFSTDPEPTTTSTEFANSTIVATPLPTTAEWITDYSDIVSKFSLGMMDIPDDEVCYIVPGRPETIKECQFNPETQTFIVIHGWTVTGMFESWVPKLVSALYEREPTANVIVVDWLTRANQHYPTSAAYTKLVGRDVAKFVTWIQKELQLPWERIHLLGYSLGAHVAGIAGDLTDHKISRITGLDPAGPTFEHADNQNTLSKDDAQFVDVLHTNTRGSPDRSIGIQRPVGHIDIYPNGGTFQPGCDIQNTLMGIALEGIRGLQNMDQLVKCSHERSIHLFIDSLLNIEQQSLAYRCNSKEAFNKGLCLSCRKNRCNKLGYNINKVRSTRSAKMYLKTRGMMPYKVFHYQVKVHFFSKEPLSFTEQPMKISLYGTHGEKEDISFVLPVLNGNTTLSFLVTTDVDIGDLMIVKLRWEKDTILSWSDWFGSSKFHVRKLRIKSGETQSKVIFSAKDGEFVYLVRGGEAGVFVKLKEDNVSRKEKLMHKLKMQGSLFGQNDA, from the exons caaacagcaccATTGTCGCCACTCCGCTGCCGACCACCGCTGAATGGATCACAGACTACAGTGACATTGTGTCCAAGTTCTCTCTGGGTATGATGGACATCCCAGATGATGAAGTGTGCTACATCGTTCCTGGCAGGCCAGAGACCATCAAAGAGTGTCAGTTCAACCCCGAAACACAGACCTTCATCGTGATACACGGTTGGACG gTAACAGGGATGTTCGAGAGCTGGGTGCCCAAGCTGGTGTCTGCCCTCTATGAGCGTGAGCCCACAGCCAATGTGATCGTGGTGGACTGGCTGACCCGTGCCAACCAGCACTACCCAACATCTGCAGCCTACACCAAACTAGTGGGCCGTGACGTTGCCAAGTTTGTGACTTGGATACAA AAAGAGCTGCAGTTGCCCTGGGAGAGGATTCATCTGCTGGGTTACAGTCTGGGAGCACATGTGGCTGGAATTGCTGGAGACCTCACTGACCATAAAATCAGCAGGATCACAG GCCTGGATCCTGCTGGGCCCACCTTCGAGCACGCAGACAACCAGAACACCTTATCCAAAGATGACGCTCAGTTTGTAGATGTCCTGCACACCAACACCAGGGGCTCCCCAGACCGCAGCATCGGCATCCAGAGACCCGTGGGCCACATTGATATTTACCCAAATGGGGGCACTTTCCAGCCAGGTTGCGACATCCAAAACACATTGATGGGCATCGCATTAGAAGGCATCAGGGGCCTCCAAA ATATGGACCAGCTTGTCAAATGTTCCCACGAGCGCTCCATCCACCTGTTCATCGACTCGCTGCTGAACATCGAGCAGCAGAGCTTGGCCTATCGCTGCAACTCCAAAGAGGCCTTTAACAAGGGCTTGTGCCTCAGCTGCAGAAAGAACCGCTGCAACAAGCTCGGCTACAACATCAACAAGGTCCGCTCCACCCGCAGCGCCAAGATGTACCTCAAGACTCGTGGAATGATGCCTTACAAAG TCTTCCACTATCAAGTGAAGGTGCACTTCTTCAGCAAGGAGCCACTGAGCTTCACGGAGCAGCCGATGAAGATTTCGCTGTATGGAACCCACGGAGAGAAGGAGGACATTTCCTTCGTCCT GCCGGTCCTGAATGGAAACACCACCTTGTCCTTCCTCGTCACCACCGATGTGGACATCGGAGACCTGATGATCGTGAAGCTGCGTTGGGAGAAGGACACAATCCTCAGCTGGTCAGACTGGTTTGGCAGCAGCAAGTTCCACGTCCGCAAGCTGCGCATCAAGTCTGGGGAGACCCAGTCTAA AGTGATCTTCAGTGCAAAGGATGGAGAGTTTGTCTACCTTGTCAGGGGAGGAGAAGCTGGAGTCTTTGTCAAGTTAAAAGAAGACAACGTGAGCCGTAAAGAGAAACT GATGCACAAGCTGAAAATGCAAGGAAGTCTTTTTGGGCAGAATGATGCCTGA